In Catenulispora sp. GP43, the following are encoded in one genomic region:
- a CDS encoding RNA-binding S4 domain-containing protein, with protein sequence MTSETAAVRVDSWIWSVRLTKSRSMAADACRGGHVKVNNESVKPSHLLRVGDEVRVRQDQRERIVVVSKLISKRVGPPAAAECYVDNSPPPPPRELFVQVAIRDRGAGRPTKRDRRDMDRLRGRDL encoded by the coding sequence ATGACGTCCGAAACCGCCGCCGTCCGCGTGGACAGCTGGATCTGGTCGGTGCGGCTGACCAAGTCCCGCTCCATGGCCGCCGATGCCTGCCGCGGCGGGCACGTGAAGGTCAACAACGAGAGCGTGAAGCCCTCGCACCTGCTGCGGGTCGGCGACGAGGTACGGGTGCGCCAGGACCAGCGCGAGCGGATCGTGGTGGTCAGCAAGCTGATCAGCAAGCGGGTCGGCCCCCCGGCCGCCGCCGAGTGCTACGTCGACAACAGCCCGCCGCCCCCGCCGCGCGAGCTGTTCGTGCAGGTCGCGATCCGCGACCGCGGGGCCGGACGGCCCACCAAGCGCGACCGGCGGGACATGGACCGGCTGCGCGGCCGGGACCTCTGA